A region of Pyxidicoccus parkwaysis DNA encodes the following proteins:
- the ureA gene encoding urease subunit gamma: protein MHLSPREIDKLLLHGAGFLAQKRLARGVRLNYPETVALIATQLLEFIRDGRGVAELMDLGRKLLGRAQVMEGVPEMVAEVQVEGTFPDGSKLVTVHHPVEVEHGDLSLALYGSFLPVPPLERFARSPQDEVKPGEVWVKPGELLLNEGRDAVTLEVTNRGDRPIQVGSHYPFFETNRALVFNRAKAYGRRLDIPAGTAVRFEPGEKKTVPLVSIAGARVVWGGNAVGNGPVTPENEQRALAEVAARGFGHEEGA from the coding sequence ATGCACCTCTCACCGAGAGAGATTGACAAGCTTTTGCTGCACGGCGCCGGCTTCCTGGCCCAGAAAAGACTGGCGCGAGGGGTGCGGCTCAACTACCCGGAGACGGTGGCCTTGATTGCCACCCAGCTCCTGGAATTCATCCGCGACGGCCGCGGTGTCGCCGAGCTGATGGATTTGGGGCGGAAGCTGCTGGGGCGCGCGCAGGTGATGGAGGGCGTGCCGGAGATGGTCGCGGAGGTGCAGGTGGAAGGCACCTTCCCGGACGGCTCCAAGCTCGTCACCGTGCACCACCCCGTCGAAGTCGAACACGGGGACCTGTCCCTCGCGCTCTACGGCAGCTTCCTGCCGGTGCCGCCGCTGGAGCGCTTCGCGCGCTCGCCGCAGGACGAGGTGAAGCCGGGCGAGGTGTGGGTGAAGCCGGGCGAATTGCTGCTCAATGAGGGCCGAGACGCCGTCACCCTGGAGGTGACGAACCGGGGCGACCGTCCCATCCAGGTGGGCAGCCACTATCCATTCTTCGAGACGAACCGGGCGCTCGTGTTCAACCGCGCGAAGGCGTACGGGCGCCGGCTGGACATCCCCGCGGGCACGGCGGTGCGCTTCGAGCCCGGCGAGAAGAAGACGGTGCCCCTGGTGTCCATCGCCGGGGCGCGGGTGGTGTGGGGCGGCAACGCCGTGGGCAACGGCCCGGTGACGCCGGAGAACGAGCAGCGGGCACTGGCCGAGGTGGCCGCGCGGGGCTTTGGCCACGAGGAGGGCGCATGA
- a CDS encoding AlbA family DNA-binding domain-containing protein: MQELRKYIQDWDGLMALVVDGITEGAHLDFKRDAYSDPRKPQKNQDEDREELRRDAASFANNGGGVLLIGVDEDAQGRAGSIAGIPRPLEHESFVREVLSRFIEPPLTSLQVQTIFAPQDSTRGVVVVQIGEAEPGLPHAVQGKGDGPLDFWIRTDKSKRRMMYLQVRASFRIGDTTITQQSVDALAISEIHKIGYALDDAREEDESRSLELLEELRFYVSENRYGYKVQAEVIEAAGQALHYPRAGISAQVAEEAVNIIKAALPSFHMQVPSRRKITEEDLRLLQLAEMYGHALAYDGAKYLKDLSIISIGSRLMSKLLRISHLNGFDGIKESLLDEFERIREIAAERNLGDAVKVLDYLRDSAFEKAEGPYVPEPKGLEWAIFGWRKLRVQPPSKPRSLRKPKSPQASSSRTSRPRSK, encoded by the coding sequence ATGCAGGAATTGCGCAAATACATCCAGGATTGGGATGGACTGATGGCCTTGGTCGTGGACGGCATAACCGAGGGAGCCCATCTCGACTTCAAACGGGACGCATACTCGGATCCCCGCAAACCGCAGAAGAATCAAGACGAGGATCGCGAGGAACTTCGTCGCGACGCAGCCTCCTTCGCTAATAACGGAGGCGGGGTTCTGCTGATCGGCGTTGACGAGGACGCACAAGGACGGGCGGGAAGTATCGCAGGAATCCCGCGCCCCCTTGAGCACGAGAGCTTCGTGCGTGAGGTTCTTAGCCGCTTCATTGAACCGCCTCTCACTTCGCTCCAAGTGCAAACCATCTTTGCCCCTCAAGACTCAACCAGAGGGGTTGTCGTCGTTCAAATTGGAGAGGCAGAGCCTGGCCTCCCCCATGCGGTACAAGGCAAGGGGGATGGCCCACTCGACTTCTGGATCCGCACCGACAAGTCGAAGCGAAGGATGATGTACCTTCAGGTGCGAGCGAGCTTCCGCATTGGCGACACCACGATCACCCAACAGAGCGTCGATGCTCTGGCCATCTCAGAGATCCACAAGATTGGGTACGCTCTGGACGACGCTCGCGAGGAGGATGAGTCTCGCTCGCTTGAACTCCTCGAAGAGCTTCGCTTCTATGTCTCTGAAAATCGCTACGGATACAAAGTTCAAGCTGAAGTGATCGAGGCGGCAGGACAAGCATTGCACTACCCGCGAGCCGGAATCTCCGCACAGGTCGCCGAAGAAGCCGTCAATATTATCAAAGCCGCCCTTCCATCTTTCCATATGCAGGTTCCTTCCCGCCGAAAGATTACGGAAGAGGATCTACGGCTTCTGCAATTGGCTGAAATGTACGGTCATGCCCTCGCGTACGATGGAGCGAAATACCTCAAAGACCTCTCGATAATCAGTATCGGCAGCCGTCTTATGAGTAAGCTCTTGCGGATCTCGCACTTGAACGGCTTTGACGGCATCAAAGAGTCGTTGCTCGATGAGTTCGAAAGGATCCGCGAGATCGCAGCGGAACGGAACCTGGGCGACGCCGTCAAAGTGCTGGATTACCTGCGGGACTCTGCCTTCGAAAAAGCAGAGGGACCCTATGTTCCAGAACCCAAAGGGCTTGAATGGGCGATTTTCGGTTGGCGTAAACTGCGCGTACAACCCCCATCGAAACCACGATCACTCCGGAAGCCGAAGTCTCCCCAGGCCAGCTCTTCACGAACGTCGCGCCCCCGCTCAAAATGA
- a CDS encoding toll/interleukin-1 receptor domain-containing protein, with protein MRVFVSYARQDANAVEGIKQAVEGIGHDIWFDRELKGGQQWWDTILEQIRSCDAFVFALSPNSAKSKACRLELMYAIGTQRALLPVMVGTVDARLFHEGLANYQNTDFRNASIASTLALVNALNRLPKAGPLPDPLPVAPPVPITYLDEFTIKLEAESLPLKEQRSMVAALGAYLDDEDDRPVALELLRQLRKRPDVIEAVAREIDRLTGAAPRPAEAPMHRAPVERSPVEVRTSQPGPSLQQPARAGTPPKTYRFTAPSVDIYTLAQRLENWLTSEQLQTQVLNDGATVLVQAQSAEKWKKWIGASVAFTISMRMEGFELVVEMGQAQWKDKAAAAAVGLFVAWPALIPAAFGAARQKALPEKALRLIERSLAEANTLSPSAG; from the coding sequence ATGCGCGTCTTCGTGAGCTATGCCCGTCAGGATGCCAACGCCGTGGAAGGGATCAAGCAGGCGGTGGAGGGCATCGGCCACGACATCTGGTTCGACCGCGAGCTCAAGGGCGGGCAGCAGTGGTGGGACACCATTCTCGAGCAGATCCGCTCCTGCGACGCGTTCGTGTTCGCCCTGAGCCCGAACTCGGCCAAGTCGAAGGCGTGCCGACTCGAGCTCATGTACGCCATCGGCACCCAGCGGGCCCTGCTTCCAGTGATGGTCGGGACGGTGGACGCGCGCCTGTTTCATGAAGGCCTGGCGAACTACCAGAACACCGACTTCCGCAATGCCAGCATCGCCAGCACGCTCGCCCTGGTCAACGCACTGAACCGCCTGCCCAAGGCCGGACCGCTGCCGGATCCGCTTCCGGTCGCCCCTCCGGTTCCCATCACCTACCTCGACGAGTTCACCATCAAGCTCGAGGCCGAGAGCCTGCCCCTCAAGGAACAACGCTCGATGGTGGCGGCACTGGGCGCCTACCTCGACGACGAGGACGACCGCCCGGTTGCCCTTGAGCTCCTACGGCAGCTCCGGAAACGGCCCGACGTCATCGAAGCCGTGGCCCGAGAAATCGACCGCCTGACCGGCGCGGCGCCCAGGCCGGCCGAAGCGCCGATGCACCGCGCGCCCGTGGAGCGCTCGCCGGTAGAGGTCCGGACGAGCCAGCCAGGGCCATCCCTGCAACAGCCAGCCAGGGCCGGGACGCCCCCCAAGACCTACCGGTTCACCGCCCCCTCCGTGGACATCTACACACTGGCGCAGCGGCTGGAGAACTGGCTCACCTCCGAGCAACTCCAGACCCAGGTGCTGAACGACGGAGCCACGGTGCTGGTCCAGGCGCAAAGCGCCGAGAAGTGGAAGAAGTGGATTGGTGCGTCGGTCGCGTTCACCATCTCGATGCGCATGGAGGGCTTCGAGCTCGTCGTCGAGATGGGTCAGGCCCAGTGGAAGGACAAGGCGGCCGCCGCGGCGGTAGGACTGTTCGTGGCGTGGCCAGCCCTCATCCCGGCCGCGTTCGGAGCGGCCAGGCAGAAGGCGCTCCCGGAGAAGGCCCTCCGGCTGATTGAGCGGTCGCTGGCCGAGGCCAACACACTCTCCCCCAGCGCCGGCTGA
- the ureG gene encoding urease accessory protein UreG, with product MHDDHRGHGHDDDPGHTHEEWDHPGHYHEREASRTRDYSARAFTIGIGGPVGSGKTALVLALCKALRDTYRLGVVTNDIFTKEDAEFLTRNKALSPERIKAVETGGCPHAAIREDISHNLLALETLMEEQRPELLVVESGGDNLAAQYSRELADYTVYVIDVAGGDKVPRKGGPGITQSDLLIINKTDLAPHVGADLGVMDRDARKMRGDGPFVFTQVTKGVGLQEVIDHLLGAWRKATGATRRS from the coding sequence ATGCACGACGACCACCGTGGCCACGGCCATGATGACGACCCCGGCCACACGCACGAAGAGTGGGACCATCCGGGGCACTACCACGAGCGGGAGGCGTCACGGACGCGCGACTACTCCGCGAGGGCCTTCACCATCGGCATTGGAGGGCCGGTGGGGAGCGGGAAGACGGCCCTGGTGCTGGCGCTGTGCAAGGCGCTGCGCGACACGTACCGGCTGGGCGTGGTGACGAACGACATCTTCACGAAGGAGGACGCGGAGTTCCTCACGCGGAACAAGGCGCTCTCGCCCGAGCGAATCAAGGCGGTGGAGACGGGCGGGTGCCCGCACGCGGCCATCCGCGAGGACATCAGCCACAACCTGTTGGCGCTCGAGACCCTGATGGAGGAGCAGCGGCCGGAGCTCCTCGTCGTGGAGAGCGGGGGCGACAATCTGGCGGCGCAGTACAGCCGGGAGCTGGCGGACTACACGGTCTACGTCATCGACGTAGCCGGCGGGGACAAGGTGCCGCGCAAGGGCGGGCCGGGGATTACCCAGTCGGACCTGCTCATCATCAACAAGACGGACCTGGCGCCGCACGTGGGCGCGGACCTGGGCGTCATGGACCGCGACGCGAGGAAGATGCGAGGCGACGGCCCGTTCGTCTTCACGCAGGTGACGAAGGGCGTGGGGCTACAGGAGGTCATCGACCACCTGCTCGGAGCCTGGCGCAAGGCCACGGGCGCGACGCGCCGGAGCTAG
- a CDS encoding peptidoglycan-binding domain-containing protein, which translates to MAAARAADRASVKGYSAETRSSTKTSSGSMAAARAADRASVKGYSAESSFSSKNSMAAARAADRASVLGYTSGSLRKGTTNDTVRGLQDRLRSAGFNPGKTDGKFGPATEKAVRDFQRSMGLKADGVVGRKTFEALNKSSSFTPATKNRTVSTTATTTGRPFEAMARLAEQHGLTVTSTTGGQHNTRSRHYQGRAIDVRSRGVSPERLNAFMADARAHGYTVRDERTRPAGQAVWGGPHIHIEN; encoded by the coding sequence ATGGCCGCCGCACGGGCCGCGGACCGGGCCAGCGTGAAGGGCTACTCCGCCGAGACCCGGTCCTCGACGAAGACTTCCTCCGGCTCGATGGCCGCCGCGCGCGCCGCGGACCGGGCCAGCGTGAAGGGCTACTCGGCTGAGAGCAGCTTCTCCTCGAAGAACTCGATGGCCGCGGCTCGGGCCGCGGACCGCGCGAGCGTGCTCGGCTACACGAGCGGCTCGCTCCGCAAGGGAACGACGAACGACACCGTCCGGGGTCTGCAGGATCGGCTGCGCTCCGCGGGCTTCAACCCTGGGAAGACGGACGGGAAGTTCGGTCCCGCCACGGAGAAGGCCGTTCGCGACTTCCAGCGCTCGATGGGCCTCAAGGCCGATGGCGTGGTGGGGCGGAAGACCTTCGAGGCCCTCAACAAGTCCTCCAGCTTCACGCCGGCCACCAAGAATCGCACGGTGAGCACCACGGCGACGACGACCGGCCGGCCGTTCGAGGCGATGGCCCGGCTCGCGGAACAGCACGGTCTCACCGTCACCTCGACCACGGGCGGACAGCACAACACCCGCTCCAGGCACTACCAGGGCCGCGCCATCGACGTGCGCAGCCGCGGCGTGTCGCCGGAGCGCCTCAACGCCTTCATGGCCGATGCCCGGGCGCATGGCTACACCGTGCGCGACGAGCGGACACGCCCGGCGGGGCAGGCCGTCTGGGGCGGTCCGCACATCCACATCGAGAACTGA
- a CDS encoding DUF2381 family protein produces MAQEQIALPDEPEGRVYEVCISPGLATLIVFFSSELKRENLTLEGADRFTVVEAGKRSISLLPSENVVPGERLKLTARFADGESPASISFVLVVHPARATRQVEVFRQKRTLASYQQAEKEKELQLQQCREETVRLRSECEGPRGLTGLLAASRIDRNGVVAKDVMKDIDKHSASALNLKSAISYRASGLVAVVVSLEAPAGALPWTAAGAELVGPGRRTLRALPPWQSEPIDPSVIDGRVVIEAEATEQETRGSFRLKLWNEDGTRSVIVSGVTFP; encoded by the coding sequence ATGGCCCAGGAACAGATCGCGCTCCCGGACGAGCCCGAAGGCCGGGTGTACGAAGTCTGCATCAGCCCGGGCTTGGCGACTCTGATTGTCTTCTTCTCGTCCGAGTTGAAGCGCGAGAACCTGACGCTGGAGGGAGCCGACCGGTTCACGGTGGTGGAGGCAGGAAAGCGCAGCATCTCGCTTCTGCCCTCCGAGAACGTGGTTCCTGGCGAGCGGCTGAAACTGACGGCCCGCTTCGCGGACGGAGAGTCCCCCGCGAGCATCAGCTTCGTGCTGGTGGTGCATCCGGCCCGTGCAACGCGCCAAGTGGAGGTCTTTCGCCAGAAACGCACCTTGGCGTCCTACCAGCAGGCGGAGAAGGAGAAGGAACTCCAGCTTCAGCAGTGCCGCGAGGAGACGGTACGGCTCCGCTCGGAGTGTGAAGGGCCACGCGGCTTGACGGGGCTCCTGGCCGCGAGCCGCATAGACAGGAACGGGGTCGTGGCCAAGGACGTCATGAAGGACATCGATAAGCATTCAGCGAGTGCCCTCAATTTGAAGAGCGCCATCAGCTACCGCGCCAGCGGGCTCGTGGCGGTGGTGGTATCGCTGGAGGCGCCCGCCGGGGCGTTACCGTGGACTGCGGCCGGAGCCGAGCTGGTGGGCCCTGGCCGCCGCACGCTGCGCGCGCTGCCCCCCTGGCAGAGTGAGCCCATTGACCCCAGCGTGATTGATGGTCGGGTTGTGATCGAAGCAGAGGCGACGGAGCAGGAGACCCGGGGCAGCTTCAGGCTCAAGCTCTGGAACGAGGATGGAACCCGAAGCGTGATCGTCTCCGGAGTGACGTTCCCGTAG
- the ureC gene encoding urease subunit alpha, giving the protein MSRKMDRRHYADMFGPTTGDRLRLGDTGLVAEVEKDLTVYGDECKFGGGKVLRDGMGQKSGVGDAEALDVVITNALILDWTGIYKADIGIKSGRIIGIGKAGNPDVMAGVTPGMVVGVTTEAIAGEGLIVTAGGLDTHIHFICPQQADEAIASGITTWVGGGTGPVTGTKATTCTSGAWNIRRMLQATDTLPLNIGLTGKGNTSRPEGLLEQIAAGAIGLKLHEDWGTTPAAIDTCLTVAEGEDVQVTIHTDTLNESGYVDDSLAAFKGRTIHTYHSEGAGGGHAPDIIRVCGAPNVLPSSTNPTRPYTVNTLDEHLDMLMVCHHLDREIPEDVAFAESRIRGSTIAAEDILHDLGAISMMSSDSQAMGRVGEVITRTWQTAHKMREQRGRLREERGDNDNLRIRRYVAKYTINPAIAHGLAHEVGSVEVGMLADLVLWQPAFFGIRPELVMKGGFIAWSQMGDPNASIPTPQPYYMRPMFGARGRALGATSIAFVSGRALADGLVREIGLTKQLSAVRRCRGIGKRDMKLNDALPKLTVDAETYEVRADGELLVCEPATRLPLAQRYSLF; this is encoded by the coding sequence ATGAGCCGGAAGATGGACCGCCGTCACTACGCGGACATGTTCGGACCCACCACGGGGGACCGCCTGCGCCTGGGGGACACGGGGCTGGTGGCCGAGGTGGAGAAGGACCTGACCGTCTACGGCGATGAGTGCAAGTTCGGCGGCGGCAAGGTGCTGCGCGACGGCATGGGCCAGAAGTCCGGCGTGGGTGACGCCGAGGCGCTGGACGTCGTCATCACCAACGCGCTCATTCTCGACTGGACGGGCATCTACAAAGCAGACATCGGCATCAAGTCCGGGCGCATCATCGGCATCGGCAAGGCGGGCAATCCGGACGTCATGGCCGGGGTGACGCCGGGCATGGTGGTGGGCGTCACGACGGAGGCCATTGCCGGCGAGGGGCTCATCGTCACCGCGGGCGGCCTGGACACGCACATCCACTTCATCTGCCCGCAGCAGGCGGACGAGGCCATCGCCAGCGGAATCACCACGTGGGTGGGCGGCGGCACCGGCCCCGTCACGGGCACCAAGGCCACCACCTGCACGTCGGGCGCGTGGAACATCCGGCGCATGCTGCAGGCCACGGACACGCTTCCGCTCAACATCGGTCTCACCGGCAAGGGCAACACCTCGCGCCCGGAGGGGCTGCTGGAGCAGATTGCCGCAGGGGCCATCGGCCTGAAGCTGCACGAGGACTGGGGCACCACGCCGGCCGCCATCGACACCTGCCTGACGGTGGCCGAAGGCGAGGATGTGCAGGTCACCATCCACACGGACACGCTGAACGAGTCGGGCTACGTGGACGACTCGCTGGCGGCGTTCAAGGGTCGCACCATCCACACGTATCACTCGGAGGGCGCGGGCGGCGGGCACGCCCCGGACATCATCCGCGTGTGCGGCGCGCCCAACGTGCTGCCCAGCTCGACGAACCCCACGCGCCCGTACACCGTCAACACGCTGGACGAGCACCTGGACATGTTGATGGTGTGCCACCACCTGGACCGGGAGATTCCCGAGGACGTGGCCTTCGCGGAGAGCCGCATCCGGGGCAGCACCATCGCGGCGGAGGACATCCTCCACGACCTGGGGGCCATCAGCATGATGTCCTCGGACAGCCAGGCCATGGGGCGCGTGGGCGAGGTCATCACCCGCACGTGGCAGACGGCGCACAAGATGCGGGAGCAGCGCGGGCGCCTGCGCGAGGAGCGCGGGGACAACGACAACCTCCGCATCCGCCGCTACGTGGCCAAGTACACCATCAACCCGGCCATCGCCCACGGGCTGGCACATGAGGTCGGCTCGGTGGAGGTGGGGATGCTGGCGGACCTCGTGCTGTGGCAGCCGGCGTTCTTCGGCATCCGTCCGGAGCTGGTGATGAAGGGCGGCTTCATCGCCTGGTCGCAGATGGGGGACCCGAACGCGTCCATCCCCACGCCGCAGCCCTATTACATGCGTCCGATGTTCGGGGCGCGGGGGCGGGCGCTGGGGGCCACGAGCATCGCCTTCGTGTCGGGGCGCGCGCTGGCGGACGGGCTGGTGCGGGAGATTGGCCTGACGAAGCAGCTCTCCGCGGTGCGCCGGTGCCGGGGGATTGGCAAGCGCGACATGAAGCTGAATGACGCCTTGCCCAAGCTCACGGTGGACGCGGAGACGTACGAGGTCCGCGCGGACGGGGAGTTGCTCGTGTGCGAGCCCGCCACCCGGCTGCCGCTGGCGCAGCGCTACTCGCTTTTCTGA
- a CDS encoding urea transporter — protein sequence MPRWSERADRAPLLAFTDSCLRGIGQILFANNPLSGLLILCGIFAASPWLGVATLVGVVSSTATAHLLALDRSRIRAGLYGYNGALVGGALATFLLPAWSPSLLLYAVVASAMSTFVMVAVSLVLVDQFHLPPLTLPFNLVTLPCLLVSFTTTHLQRSPMLVRHVEGPINTVLRESASGVAGSQAGALLEAVLRGVGQIVFADVPLAGVLILLGLLVWSRIGALFALVGSVVGLLVGMLLGGDGHDAYHGLWGYNGMVAAEALAGVFLVWDWRTALYGVTGAAASTGLYAGLAALFGPLGLPALTLPFCLATLVFLALKNASPVFRAVPLPKVTSPEEHLRLLRSPLSAPPHGMENRDEERERRGLR from the coding sequence ATGCCCCGCTGGAGCGAGCGCGCCGACCGCGCCCCCCTGCTCGCATTCACTGACTCCTGCCTGCGAGGCATCGGGCAGATTCTCTTCGCGAACAACCCGTTGAGCGGCCTGCTCATCCTCTGCGGCATCTTCGCCGCCTCTCCCTGGCTCGGCGTCGCCACCCTGGTCGGCGTGGTCTCCTCGACGGCGACCGCCCACCTCCTGGCACTCGACCGCTCCCGCATTCGCGCGGGTCTGTATGGCTACAACGGCGCGCTCGTCGGCGGAGCCCTGGCAACCTTCCTCCTTCCGGCGTGGAGCCCGAGCCTCCTCCTCTACGCCGTCGTCGCCTCTGCGATGAGCACCTTCGTCATGGTCGCTGTCTCGCTCGTCCTGGTGGACCAGTTCCACCTGCCGCCCCTGACGCTGCCCTTCAACCTCGTCACCCTGCCCTGCCTCCTCGTCAGCTTCACGACCACCCACCTCCAGCGGAGCCCGATGCTCGTCCGGCACGTGGAGGGGCCCATCAACACCGTCCTGCGCGAGAGCGCCTCCGGCGTCGCTGGCAGCCAGGCGGGCGCCCTGCTCGAGGCCGTGCTCCGTGGCGTCGGGCAGATCGTCTTCGCCGATGTTCCCCTGGCCGGAGTGCTCATCCTGCTCGGCCTCCTCGTGTGGTCCCGCATCGGAGCCCTCTTCGCGCTCGTGGGCTCGGTGGTGGGCCTGCTCGTGGGCATGTTGCTCGGAGGCGATGGGCACGACGCCTACCACGGGCTCTGGGGCTACAACGGCATGGTGGCCGCCGAGGCCCTGGCTGGCGTCTTCCTCGTATGGGATTGGAGAACCGCCCTCTATGGCGTGACGGGCGCCGCCGCCTCGACCGGGCTCTATGCCGGACTCGCGGCACTGTTCGGCCCGCTTGGACTTCCCGCGCTGACGCTCCCCTTCTGTCTCGCCACGCTCGTCTTCCTCGCCCTGAAGAACGCCAGCCCGGTGTTCCGCGCCGTCCCGCTCCCCAAGGTCACGAGTCCGGAGGAGCACCTCCGACTGCTTCGCTCGCCTCTGTCCGCTCCGCCTCACGGGATGGAGAACCGTGACGAGGAGCGGGAGAGGCGCGGCCTGCGCTAG
- a CDS encoding CHAT domain-containing protein has protein sequence MKTTRTLTLEFVRHGPPHNQLLSPITEYLALCGNHGATSVFLPFEHHEFLLRLSALRYQERRDRPEDAMAVRAAHAREMGQLMSGILGEVPGLKADLGSCPQHPDELIHLQLVVSAAELALLPFEAALTPPGSPGAGKPLSLQTALPMSLTRQVRRAFTPVVHWPTTPRILCAISSAGGVVPGADHVRVLRAAIAPWVRPAEQASAGAPDNVGDMLTVMTDASLEKLSQACSEKAYTHVHILAHGKSFPVVGGTRFGLALHDSRDASKVEVVDGERLALALRSHKHTQGVPLTPPAVVTVASCDSGNVDTLIAPGASLAHALHEAEIPLVVASQFPLTFAGSMVLTHVLYSRLLWGADPRVVLHEARQKLRLLEGEVHDWASVVAYTSFPPDFDSRLWSSQVRQAHAAAEAALARSGRLLEPTGPLTDKEGPAPVAPEAKTIAKLTEELGNLTVARDRLLAALPQERAQAARAAELYGQCGSIEKRRAQIHYHVRQQSKDEGRLRELDLEIRAALERAASYYWEGLQRVLPSQWLATQNLCIRWLLDGKVEARWWRVAQASSRMDLEGSSAESRLWAHASLAEVYLLAPFIEPSPTDVKTEDPTQDLSPETARELALKHAESFAGLADRNSFHLLSTRRQFERYMTWFIPYVREMLEKEHAREVRSGSERSASVKSRLEALSSLQENVREVLKRFPVSTSPAAYSYPTS, from the coding sequence ATGAAGACGACTCGCACCCTGACGCTCGAGTTTGTCCGCCACGGTCCGCCGCACAACCAATTGCTGTCCCCCATCACCGAGTACCTCGCGCTGTGTGGCAATCACGGCGCGACGTCTGTCTTTCTTCCCTTCGAGCATCATGAGTTCCTGCTGCGCCTGTCGGCCCTGCGATATCAGGAGCGGCGCGACCGGCCTGAAGACGCCATGGCGGTGCGCGCGGCCCATGCGCGGGAGATGGGCCAGCTCATGTCCGGCATCCTCGGAGAGGTCCCCGGGCTGAAGGCGGACCTGGGGAGCTGTCCACAACACCCGGACGAGCTCATCCACCTCCAGCTCGTGGTGTCCGCCGCGGAGCTCGCGCTGCTGCCGTTCGAGGCGGCCCTGACGCCTCCCGGCTCACCGGGCGCGGGCAAACCGCTGTCACTCCAGACAGCCCTGCCCATGTCGTTGACCCGTCAGGTGCGCAGGGCCTTCACCCCGGTCGTGCACTGGCCGACCACGCCTCGCATCCTCTGCGCCATCTCGTCCGCTGGAGGGGTTGTGCCTGGCGCGGACCATGTGCGCGTGCTGCGCGCGGCCATCGCCCCCTGGGTGCGCCCGGCGGAGCAGGCCAGCGCCGGTGCCCCCGACAACGTGGGGGACATGCTCACCGTCATGACCGATGCCAGCCTGGAGAAGCTCAGCCAGGCGTGCTCGGAGAAGGCCTACACCCATGTGCACATCCTCGCGCATGGCAAGTCCTTCCCCGTCGTAGGAGGCACGCGCTTCGGGCTTGCGCTGCATGACAGCCGGGATGCCTCGAAGGTGGAAGTGGTGGACGGAGAGCGGCTGGCTCTGGCTCTGCGCTCGCACAAACACACGCAGGGAGTGCCGCTCACGCCCCCCGCGGTAGTCACGGTGGCCAGTTGCGACTCCGGCAACGTGGACACGCTGATTGCTCCCGGCGCGAGCCTGGCGCACGCGCTGCACGAGGCGGAGATTCCACTGGTCGTCGCCTCGCAGTTCCCGCTCACCTTCGCGGGCTCCATGGTGCTGACTCACGTCCTCTACTCGCGGTTGTTGTGGGGCGCGGACCCCCGCGTCGTCCTCCACGAGGCGCGGCAGAAGCTCAGATTGCTGGAGGGAGAGGTCCACGACTGGGCAAGCGTCGTCGCCTACACCTCCTTTCCGCCGGACTTCGACAGCAGGCTGTGGAGCTCCCAGGTCCGGCAGGCCCATGCGGCCGCGGAGGCGGCGTTGGCCCGCTCGGGCAGGCTGCTCGAGCCCACGGGCCCGCTCACCGACAAGGAGGGCCCCGCACCTGTTGCTCCCGAGGCCAAGACGATAGCGAAGCTGACCGAGGAGCTCGGCAACCTGACCGTCGCCAGGGACCGGCTCCTCGCCGCGCTCCCGCAAGAACGTGCCCAGGCCGCTCGCGCGGCGGAGCTCTACGGGCAGTGCGGCAGCATCGAGAAGCGACGCGCCCAGATTCACTACCATGTGCGGCAGCAGAGCAAGGATGAGGGTCGCCTGCGCGAGCTGGACCTGGAGATCCGCGCCGCGCTGGAGCGGGCGGCATCCTATTACTGGGAGGGCTTGCAACGGGTGCTGCCGTCCCAGTGGCTCGCCACCCAGAACCTCTGCATCCGCTGGCTGCTGGACGGGAAGGTGGAAGCGAGGTGGTGGCGGGTGGCTCAGGCCTCCTCTCGCATGGACCTGGAGGGATCGAGCGCGGAGAGCCGGCTCTGGGCGCACGCAAGCCTCGCCGAGGTCTACCTGCTCGCTCCGTTCATCGAGCCGTCGCCGACGGATGTGAAGACGGAGGACCCGACGCAGGACCTGTCCCCGGAGACCGCGCGGGAGCTGGCGCTCAAACACGCCGAGAGTTTCGCCGGGTTGGCGGACCGCAACTCCTTTCACCTCCTGTCGACCCGGAGGCAGTTCGAGCGATACATGACGTGGTTCATCCCGTACGTGCGAGAGATGCTCGAGAAGGAGCACGCGCGAGAGGTGAGGTCTGGCTCGGAACGGAGCGCCAGCGTCAAGAGCAGGCTCGAGGCGCTGAGCTCACTCCAGGAGAACGTACGGGAAGTCCTCAAGCGCTTCCCCGTCTCCACATCGCCCGCGGCCTACTCGTATCCGACTTCGTGA